A region of the Oncorhynchus gorbuscha isolate QuinsamMale2020 ecotype Even-year linkage group LG02, OgorEven_v1.0, whole genome shotgun sequence genome:
AACCTTTGTAATAGTTGTTATGGGACATGCTAGGAGTCCTATGATAATATCAGTCCAGCATTTGCTACAATATTTAATATGAAATTGTATTTCAATGAAAATATGCCGGTTCTATTATGAAaactaaaataaaatatatatttttacaacatTTTATTAATAAATATTCTCCAACAAATATGAGGAAACATAGGATATAAATAAGAAACCATTTGTGTGATACATATGCTATTATCGTACAAAAGGAATACATAATGTATGAATACATGAAATGGCCCATTGATCATAAAATATAATAACATAATGATTATTGATGCTTTGTCACATTTACTTATTGATTAAGAGCACATTGTTCAAAGTGAATTGAGGTGATTGATTGCTGTGACATGGTCATTGTTGACATTTCCTGTCTTCTGCCTTTACATGGTGGTGTTGTCAACAGGCCGAGGCAGAAAATATATGGCCTTCTGGCCAATGTGTGTCCTTTGGCCAGCTTTAGGCTGCCCATTCCTCTTGATCCCCAGGAACCAGTCTTTGGCCTGGTACTTCTGAgacctgtatgtgttgtaatggttctcctccatcttctccaggAAGTAACACTCATCCTTCAGAGTTTTCTGGAATAAATAAAGTTAGATTAAGAACATTTAGGGGTGGTTTCCTGGACATagattaaacctagtcctggacaaaAAAAGTATGCTCAATGGAGATTTTCTGTGTCTGGAAACCTAGCCTCTAATCATTATAATAAATGAAGACTTTGACTTCAAGATACACTGAATGAAGACGTTAGATAGGAAACCCAAAGCAACCCATTCTGATACATCTGTTTGGTTGTTTCTCATGTCTTGATGATTGCGATTACCCCCAGGGTAATGGATTACTCATAATAATTCCTAGGTTAGTTAGGCTACATGATCAAATTGTCTAGCTCAAAGAGGTGAAAGCTACACTGTAGTTTTTCATCTGGGTTTTTGATTAGGAACTGTTTAATTTTATACAGAGTTTGATACAGTAATTTCCAAAGTGTTGCTTGGAGAGACTCACCGATCCATAGAGATGACCATCTTTGTCCATGGCCAGGTAACGGCCCGTCTCATGGCCCTTGATGGCCACCACACCAGCACTCACTGATTTAACCTTCAAGATGTCTAGAGCACAAATACACAGGCTGGTGTCAAAACGAAGGGCTGATTGTATTGGTAGTTGACGTCAGGTTGTCCCTAAAGCCTATCATGAGAACATTATAAGAAAGGTGTGAGAATGAGACTGCTCCCTCTAAATACTTCACAAAAGTGATATTGTTTCTTAATGGTATAAATAAACATATTCAACTATGTATTATTTCTGAGGTAAGTAGCTGatattgtcacgtcctgaccttagttcctttatttatgtctctattttaggttggtcagggcgtgagttggggtgggcattctatgttttgttctatgtttttatttctatgtgtttggcctggtatggttcccaatcagaggcagctgtcaatcgttgtctctgaatgagaaccatacttaggcagcctggttccacccttgagttgtgggtagttgttttctgtctctgtaccagacaggactgtttcgttggTGCCATGTTGTTATTTTAGTTCTAGTGTTCAGTGTAATTAAAAGATCATgaacacgctgcaccttggtcctctccttcttccaccaacgacaACCGTTACAGATATGCCTATAGGCTATTCTAAATAACTCTAAACATAAGGTGTTAGTGGGCCTATGCTCCTCTACATGTCAACACCAAACTAAagcctgaagaaggcacagtgatgccgataCATTGGTGGTTCACCAATTAATTACTGGGAGcttaaaaatataaacgcaacgtgcaacaatttcaacgatatTAGAATTAgctgaattacagttcatataaggaaatcactcAACTGAaatgcggttgtgaggctggatGGAAGTACTGCCAATTTTTCTAAAATGAAGTTGgaggtagagaaatgaacattaaattctctggcaacagctctggtggacattcctgcagttagtATGCCAATTGCTCCCTCGAATGGTGAAACACTTGagccattgtgttgtgtgacaaaactgcacattttaaagtggccttttattgtccccagtacaaggtgcacatgtataatgatcatgctgtttaatcaacttcttaaTACGCCACACatttcaggtggatggattatcttgacaaaagataaaatgctcactaacagggatataaacaaatttgtgcacaacacttgagagaaatatgctttttgttcATATGGAAATTTtgggggatcttttatttcagctcatgaaacacggatGGATTTAGGTATAGGTGACATGGGCAGCCACCCGGGGGCGGCCTCTTGCCGGGGGCGGCACGGTGCGCCCGCAAATTGTTTTTTGGAATGGTGACATTTGCGTGATcggttttctatcgctcatttgcaCATCACGTTAATGATAtcatgtgggactgtgggtcaattaaccttgtcaGAGTCGAtgccctgattctagtttgtgagctaggcaggctactgcctgggaaggtctccaCTCAGAGgtacgagatggggagggggggcgggggtaggttgaccttaggtctccccactggaagtcCGAGGTTGGGGGAGcggggaatctatcaaatagcgcacttctaactttgtacagtactaatgaaaTGAGTAAATCAGTCACACtatgaaatgctaccaaataaaccacaattcattcataatactgtgaatatatagtttcacagacatggtgttgcatttttttctggtttgtgcaaaatcgttaagaataatataaaaccagtctgcacaccaccaaggtgaattggtttagtcttgactcttggttgacagtgttgggggatgggtaatgtattgatgctcgagTGCCAAATCAACATTTGTCTTTGTCACTTCTTTTTGATAATTATGAgtcttatttttgtatatattttttatagttTTAAAAGTTAggattatttatttgtgttgtttcAAATGTCTGATTAAAAATTACAGTTAGTGCAGAATGGtgatatttttttttgggggggggggttaaggggGGGAATCGCCCAGGaagccatacaagctagaaccgccactgggaccaacactttacatgttgcgtttatatttttgttcggtgtatGAAGTGTGCGACTCTTTATTCATGTTTATAGCCTACAATACCAAAACTTAACTAAACATTAATCATATGTTTATTGAACTGTGTATTATGGTTCAGAATATCGAATAACTCCCCAAAACAATTCTTACCATCTTTATTCTCATCTCTGCTGCCCGCGACAGTCCCATCCGGTAGGATCTGCAGATGATGTCCTCCGTTCATACAGTAGAGCCGTATGAGATGTCTGTAGTTTTGCTGTGTCGTTGGCCCCATGGAGAGCACAGTAatttctccctctgtcattctgtAGAGTCCCTCTGGACGAGATGTGCCTGCTAAATGCCCCTGTGGCTGGACAGAGTCACGGGACAATTGTTGATTCTGGTATCACTGGAGGTGTGGGATATGCGCACTCGATTTATTCAAGGAGGAGAAAAAAGGTAACTGTAATGCGGGATAAGACCGCCTTATAATTTGATTACGAGACAAGCCGACTGCCTTACATGGACCTCCGGTTTGCGTATGAAATGGTGCATTAATCATATCGCGTTGCAGTCCAAGCAAATCGCAACATGTGCAGACTTGTTTGCTTTCATTGTTTAAAGTATTGTGATTCAATTCCCATATCTATCAGTTGCAGATGGCAGTGATATCATATTACAAATGTTTAAACTCATCACAAATGTTAGAAAGCAAAGCATTCAGAGAAAAGTATATTTCTACTGGACTATGTTTGTACACAAATAAAATAGGACCTCTCTAAAATGACTTGAAAGACAACAGAAAACAGTCCTAAATATTTATAGCATATCAATATCTCTGTCTGCAGCCATAATGTAAAGTGCACAGCCACATGCTATCCGTCTATATCCAGCTGTTTGGC
Encoded here:
- the LOC123994992 gene encoding putative fibroblast growth factor 1, giving the protein MIDRVQIQTESPRQPLHHMGQFSQETHIHRRPDTQTLRDSSNSQSGRSDRADMLAHLGHCNVVLSQPQGHLAGTSRPEGLYRMTEGEITVLSMGPTTQQNYRHLIRLYCMNGGHHLQILPDGTVAGSRDENKDDILKVKSVSAGVVAIKGHETGRYLAMDKDGHLYGSKTLKDECYFLEKMEENHYNTYRSQKYQAKDWFLGIKRNGQPKAGQRTHIGQKAIYFLPRPVDNTTM